A window of the Cicer arietinum cultivar CDC Frontier isolate Library 1 chromosome 6, Cicar.CDCFrontier_v2.0, whole genome shotgun sequence genome harbors these coding sequences:
- the LOC101506945 gene encoding uncharacterized protein: MFYLSRIEHKLRLPPSLLSLPIRDAIHTELEKLFLDKVIANLGLCTCVYDIISIEGGFIFPGDGAPTYTVVFNLIMFRPIMGEIITAKLHSSDADGLRLSLGFFDDIYIPTHHMPNPSHFDPIPGKSNKSVVWFWDYKKEEGLSYPIDSSDEIKFQVQSVSYPPIPVEQPKESKPFAPMLVYGSLDQDGLGPVSWW, from the exons ATGTTCTATCTCAGTAGGATTGAGCATAAATTGCGCTTGCCTCCTTCTCTTCTTTCCCTTCCTATTCGAGACGCCATACACACGGAGCTTGAGAAGCTTTTCTTGGATAAG GTTATTGCAAACTTGGGCCTTTGCACATGTGTTTATGATATCATTTCCATTGAGGGTGGGTTTATCTTCCCTGGTGATGGTGCTCCAACCTATACG GTggtatttaatttgattatgtttcgTCCAATTATGGGGGAAATTATTACTGCCAAACTTCATTCATCTGATGCTGATGGCTTACGCT TATCCCTTGGATTCTTTGATGACATTTATATTCCTACTCATCACATGCCCAACCCAAGTCACTTTGATCCCATACCAGGAAAAAG CAATAAAAGCGTGGTATGGTTTTGGGATTATAAGAAAGAAGAAGGATTATCGTATCCTATTGATAGTTCTGATGAA ATCAAATTCCAAGTTCAAAGTGTGAGTTACCCGCCAATTCCAGTTGAGCAACCAAAAGAATCCAAGCCATTTGCCCCAATGTTGGTTTAT GGATCATTAGATCAGGATGGTCTGGGCCCTGTTTCTTGGTGGTGA